A stretch of Anaeromyxobacter dehalogenans 2CP-1 DNA encodes these proteins:
- a CDS encoding CARDB domain-containing protein — translation MILALTLASAYPAAAVDLTVAAISASPPTVPLGSTVTVESTVAASGGGAVNGFYVHYYLSTDPTITTSDVVLGNRHLSAGLKDGESSTATLTFSPPTSISGTYYVGAIVDTTSQVSESDETNNALAGPVITITKPDLVVTAVSATPATVPLGSPLTVTDTVTCAGGKASNTIYVKYYLSSDPTITTSDVPLGNRYLSAGLKDGESSTATLAFSPPTSISGTYYVGAIVDATSQVSESDETNNALAGPVITITKPDLVVTALTATPTTVPLGSSLTVTDSVTVTGGKTLSSFYVRYYLSTDPVITASDISIGSRSIGAAMTPGQSNSATTTLSPSTSITGTYYVGAIVDSTYIDESDETNNAITGPVITITKPDLVVTALTATPTTVPLGSLTCPPTLDG, via the coding sequence GTGATCTTGGCGCTGACGCTCGCGTCGGCGTATCCGGCCGCTGCGGTCGACCTCACGGTGGCGGCAATCTCGGCGTCGCCGCCCACGGTGCCGCTCGGTTCCACGGTGACGGTCGAGTCAACGGTCGCGGCCTCGGGGGGCGGCGCGGTCAATGGGTTCTACGTGCATTACTACCTATCGACGGATCCGACGATCACCACCTCGGATGTAGTGCTCGGTAACCGCCACCTGTCGGCTGGTCTGAAGGACGGCGAATCGAGTACAGCGACGCTGACGTTCTCGCCGCCGACGAGCATCAGCGGGACGTACTACGTCGGCGCGATCGTCGACACGACGTCGCAGGTGAGCGAGTCGGACGAGACGAACAACGCGCTCGCGGGGCCGGTCATCACCATCACGAAGCCGGATCTCGTCGTCACGGCGGTGAGCGCAACCCCGGCCACGGTGCCGCTGGGCTCGCCGCTCACCGTTACTGACACGGTGACCTGTGCCGGAGGCAAGGCGAGCAACACGATATACGTCAAGTACTACCTGTCGTCCGACCCGACGATCACGACGTCGGACGTGCCGCTCGGAAACCGCTACCTGTCGGCAGGTCTGAAGGATGGTGAATCGAGCACGGCGACGCTGGCGTTCTCTCCGCCCACGAGCATCAGCGGGACGTACTACGTCGGCGCGATCGTGGATGCGACGTCGCAGGTGAGCGAGTCGGACGAGACGAACAACGCGCTCGCGGGGCCGGTCATCACCATCACGAAGCCGGACCTCGTCGTCACCGCGCTCACGGCGACGCCGACGACCGTTCCATTGGGATCGTCGTTGACGGTGACGGACTCCGTGACCGTGACGGGCGGCAAGACACTCTCGAGCTTCTACGTCAGGTACTACCTGTCGACGGATCCTGTCATCACGGCCTCCGACATCTCGATTGGCAGCCGCAGCATTGGGGCCGCGATGACACCGGGGCAGTCGAACTCGGCGACGACGACGCTCTCCCCGTCCACCAGCATCACCGGAACCTATTACGTGGGGGCGATCGTCGACAGTACCTACATCGACGAGTCGGACGAGACGAACAATGCGATCACTGGCCCGGTCATCACCATCACGAAGCCGGACCTCGTCGTCACCGCGCTCACGGCGACGCCGACGACCGTTCCGTTGGGATCGTTGACCTGCCCCCCGACTTTAGACGGCTAG
- the egtB gene encoding ergothioneine biosynthesis protein EgtB, whose amino-acid sequence MPGPQARRTAPGEGERAGDARAAALRARAAEVRRATAGLAARLTPEDAMLQSMPDASPAKWHLGHTTWFFETFVLARAERTHRPFDPAYGYLFNSYYEALGPRQPRPERGLLSRPPLEEVLRYRAEVDARLDAALARARDADLLDVVELGIAHEEQHQELLLTDLKHAFSASPLRPAYAAAPPPPASGPAPRLAWLGHAGGRVELGAGAEGFAFDHERPRHAALVPPHALASRPVTCGEWLEFVAADGYRRPDLWMSEGWDAVRRHGWTAPLHWIPDRDGWLQFTLGGVRPLDPAEPVAHVSWYEADAYARFAGARLPTEAEWEAHAEVREGGDGTFAEDGRFHPAAATPGRGARQVLGDVWEWTASAYGPYPGYRPAAGALGEYNGKFMVGQQVLRGGSCASPRRHLRASYRNFFHPDARWQFTGVRLARDL is encoded by the coding sequence GTGCCCGGACCGCAAGCCCGCCGGACCGCCCCTGGGGAGGGCGAGCGCGCGGGGGACGCCCGCGCCGCCGCGCTGCGTGCGCGCGCCGCCGAGGTGCGCCGGGCCACGGCGGGGCTCGCCGCGCGGCTCACCCCCGAGGACGCCATGCTGCAGTCGATGCCGGACGCGAGCCCGGCCAAGTGGCACCTCGGGCACACCACCTGGTTCTTCGAGACGTTCGTGCTGGCGCGCGCCGAGCGGACGCACCGCCCGTTCGACCCGGCCTACGGCTACCTGTTCAACTCGTACTACGAGGCGCTGGGGCCGCGGCAGCCGCGGCCGGAGCGCGGCCTGCTCTCGCGCCCGCCGCTCGAGGAGGTGCTCCGCTACCGCGCCGAGGTGGACGCGCGGCTCGACGCGGCGCTGGCGCGCGCGCGCGACGCGGACCTGCTCGACGTGGTCGAGCTGGGGATCGCGCACGAGGAGCAGCACCAGGAGCTCCTGCTCACCGATCTCAAGCACGCGTTCTCGGCGAGCCCGCTCCGGCCCGCCTACGCCGCGGCCCCGCCGCCGCCCGCGTCCGGGCCCGCGCCGCGCCTCGCCTGGCTCGGGCACGCCGGCGGACGGGTGGAGCTCGGCGCCGGCGCGGAGGGCTTCGCGTTCGACCACGAGCGGCCCCGCCACGCGGCGCTGGTCCCGCCGCACGCGCTCGCCAGCCGGCCGGTGACCTGCGGCGAGTGGCTGGAGTTCGTGGCGGCCGACGGGTACCGCCGGCCCGACCTGTGGATGTCGGAGGGCTGGGACGCGGTGCGCCGGCACGGGTGGACCGCGCCGCTGCACTGGATCCCCGACCGCGACGGCTGGCTCCAGTTCACGCTCGGTGGGGTGCGGCCGCTCGACCCCGCCGAGCCGGTGGCGCACGTCTCCTGGTACGAGGCCGACGCGTACGCGCGCTTCGCCGGCGCGCGGCTCCCCACCGAGGCGGAGTGGGAGGCGCACGCGGAGGTGCGCGAGGGCGGCGACGGCACGTTCGCCGAGGACGGCCGCTTCCACCCCGCGGCCGCCACGCCCGGCCGCGGGGCGCGGCAGGTGCTCGGCGACGTCTGGGAGTGGACCGCGAGCGCGTACGGGCCGTATCCGGGGTACCGCCCGGCCGCGGGCGCGCTGGGCGAGTACAACGGGAAGTTCATGGTGGGGCAGCAGGTGCTGCGCGGAGGGTCCTGCGCGTCGCCGCGGCGCCACCTGCGCGCGAGCTACCGCAACTTCTTCCACCCGGACGCCCGGTGGCAGTTCACCGGGGTCCGGCTCGCGAGGGACCTGTGA
- the egtD gene encoding L-histidine N(alpha)-methyltransferase, which produces MIGLGEAESGIAQRAEADRFLEEVLKGLAAPRKAISPKWLYDARGSALYELICEQPEYYPARTELRILERHAPEIGEAIGPDALVFEYGVGSGRKTQLLLAALERPAAFVPVDIAGEALAAAARQLEARFPGLPVRPVVADFTEPVALPGLDLPCARRLAFFPGSTIGNFDPPEAVGILRRMARDAGPGGGLLLGLDLPKEAGTLERAYDDARGITAAFDLNLLARIDRELDGDFRLSQFRHRSLWDARLSRVEMHLESLQAQVVHVAGAPFTFREGETIHTESAYKWEPRAFDTLAAIAGWQLERAWADDRAWFSVRLYRRAG; this is translated from the coding sequence GTGATCGGACTGGGAGAGGCGGAGAGCGGGATCGCGCAGCGGGCGGAGGCGGACCGCTTCCTGGAAGAGGTGCTGAAGGGCCTGGCGGCGCCGCGGAAGGCCATCTCGCCGAAGTGGCTGTACGACGCGCGCGGCTCGGCGCTGTACGAGCTCATCTGCGAGCAGCCGGAGTACTACCCGGCGCGCACCGAGCTGCGGATCCTGGAGCGCCACGCGCCCGAGATCGGCGAGGCGATCGGGCCCGACGCGCTCGTGTTCGAGTACGGCGTCGGCTCGGGCCGCAAGACGCAGCTCCTGCTCGCCGCGCTCGAACGGCCGGCCGCGTTCGTGCCGGTGGACATCGCCGGCGAGGCGCTGGCCGCGGCGGCGCGGCAGCTCGAGGCGCGCTTCCCCGGGTTGCCGGTGCGGCCGGTGGTGGCCGACTTCACCGAGCCCGTGGCGCTGCCCGGCCTCGACCTGCCGTGCGCGCGCCGTCTCGCGTTCTTCCCCGGCTCCACCATCGGCAACTTCGATCCCCCCGAGGCGGTCGGGATCCTGCGCCGCATGGCGCGCGACGCCGGCCCCGGCGGCGGGCTGCTGCTCGGCCTCGACCTGCCCAAGGAGGCCGGCACGCTGGAGCGCGCCTACGACGACGCCCGCGGGATCACCGCCGCGTTCGACCTGAACCTGCTCGCCCGGATCGACCGCGAGCTGGACGGCGACTTCCGCCTCTCGCAGTTCCGCCACCGCTCGCTGTGGGATGCGCGCCTGTCGCGGGTGGAGATGCACCTCGAGAGCCTGCAGGCGCAGGTGGTCCACGTGGCCGGGGCGCCCTTCACGTTCCGCGAGGGCGAGACCATCCACACCGAGAGCGCGTACAAGTGGGAGCCGCGCGCGTTCGACACGCTCGCCGCCATCGCCGGCTGGCAGCTCGAGCGCGCCTGGGCCGACGACCGCGCCTGGTTCTCGGTGAGGCTTTACAGGCGGGCGGGGTAG
- a CDS encoding IS3-like element ISAde3 family transposase (programmed frameshift) — translation MRKSKFTEEQIIKVLKEVDAGAKVQDVVRRLGITETTFYRWKSKYGGLEVSDAKRLRALEDENRKLKTLVADLTLDKQALQHLLGKKMVGPVALRLGVEEIRAEFAMKKRRACRVVGLAPATYYYRARRPERVDLREKLKAFAAERPRWGYRRLHVLLKREGHAVNHKLVFRLYRAEGLAVRRKKRKRIAASVRVLPPPPTRPRQQWTMDFTQDSLASGRQFRTLNVIDTFTRECVVIEVDHSLPGARVVRVLERLVELCGKPEVIRVDNGTEFTSHVVDAWAYENGIKLDFIRPGKPTENGHIESFNGKFRDECLNENWFISLDDARRKIEAYRVDYNQVRPHSSLDNQTPNEFARSLAGLTKLAV, via the exons ATGCGGAAGAGTAAGTTCACCGAGGAGCAGATCATCAAGGTGCTGAAGGAGGTCGATGCCGGGGCCAAGGTCCAGGACGTCGTCCGCCGGCTCGGGATCACCGAGACCACCTTCTACCGGTGGAAGTCGAAGTACGGCGGGCTCGAGGTCAGCGACGCGAAGCGGCTTCGTGCGCTCGAGGACGAGAACCGGAAACTGAAGACGCTCGTGGCGGACCTCACGCTCGACAAGCAGGCGCTGCAGCACCTTCTCGGAA AAAAAATGGTAGGGCCCGTCGCGCTCCGCCTCGGTGTCGAAGAGATCCGGGCGGAGTTCGCGATGAAGAAGCGGCGGGCCTGCCGCGTCGTCGGACTCGCGCCGGCGACCTACTATTACCGCGCGCGTCGCCCGGAGCGGGTCGACCTCCGGGAGAAGCTGAAGGCGTTCGCCGCCGAGCGGCCGCGCTGGGGCTACCGGCGCCTCCACGTCCTGCTGAAGCGCGAGGGTCACGCGGTGAACCACAAGCTCGTCTTCCGCCTCTACCGCGCGGAAGGCCTGGCAGTCAGGCGAAAGAAGCGCAAACGCATCGCTGCGTCGGTCCGGGTTCTCCCGCCACCGCCGACGCGGCCGCGCCAGCAGTGGACGATGGACTTCACCCAGGACTCGCTCGCGAGCGGGCGCCAGTTCAGGACGCTCAACGTGATCGACACCTTCACTCGCGAGTGCGTCGTCATCGAGGTCGACCACTCGCTGCCGGGCGCCCGGGTCGTCCGCGTCCTCGAGCGCCTCGTCGAGCTCTGCGGGAAGCCCGAGGTGATCCGGGTCGACAACGGCACCGAGTTCACGAGCCACGTCGTCGACGCGTGGGCGTACGAGAACGGCATCAAACTCGACTTCATCCGCCCGGGCAAGCCGACCGAGAACGGGCACATCGAGAGTTTCAACGGGAAGTTCAGGGACGAGTGCCTGAACGAGAACTGGTTCATCAGCCTCGACGACGCGCGCAGGAAGATCGAGGCGTACCGAGTCGACTACAACCAGGTCCGGCCGCACAGCTCGCTGGACAATCAGACGCCAAACGAGTTTGCTCGCAGTCTCGCCGGGCTCACGAAGCTAGCCGTCTAA